One genomic window of Deinococcus aetherius includes the following:
- a CDS encoding ABC transporter substrate-binding protein, with the protein MRKLTLLSALVLASAAAAQGNNLSGTVTVWSWDVAAKALQSTVPSFNKKYPNVKVNVVDLGNQNTYDRGLAGCAAGGADLPDVYSIENNEAEVFWARFPDCFTDLNTLGADKLVRNFPAFKWTELTANGKRYAMPWDSGPVVMFYRRDLYQQAGVNPNTINTWDDFIAAGKKVNAKFGNGVKMATISNGQDDEWFRMLANQNGCFYFDNDAKQVTVARPGCVTALGTIKRMNDAGVLATGDWGGQITNIKAGKTAGALFGAWYEGTVRTNAPDQKGKWGVYPMPASRAGGVRAANLGGSALAIPSSSKNKAAAFAFIQHALGTPEGQVTMLKSQGLVPSLLAATRDPYVAQPQAYWGNQRIWQTVLGTLGDVPQARGTQYFQDARQVMIVVQSDFLKGRYKTAQDALNDAARKISSATGLPVAR; encoded by the coding sequence GCGCTGCAAAGCACGGTGCCGAGCTTCAACAAGAAGTACCCCAACGTGAAGGTCAACGTCGTGGACCTGGGCAACCAGAACACGTACGACCGGGGGCTGGCGGGCTGCGCGGCGGGCGGCGCGGACCTCCCCGACGTGTACTCCATCGAGAACAACGAGGCCGAGGTCTTCTGGGCCCGCTTCCCCGACTGCTTCACCGACCTGAACACGCTGGGTGCGGACAAGCTCGTCCGCAACTTCCCGGCCTTCAAGTGGACCGAACTCACCGCGAACGGCAAACGCTACGCGATGCCCTGGGACTCGGGCCCCGTCGTGATGTTCTACCGCCGCGACCTGTACCAGCAGGCGGGCGTCAACCCGAACACGATCAACACCTGGGACGACTTCATCGCGGCGGGCAAGAAGGTGAACGCCAAGTTCGGGAACGGCGTCAAGATGGCGACGATCTCGAACGGGCAGGACGACGAGTGGTTCCGGATGCTCGCCAACCAGAACGGCTGCTTCTACTTCGACAACGACGCCAAACAGGTGACGGTCGCACGGCCGGGCTGTGTCACGGCGCTGGGCACGATCAAGCGGATGAACGACGCGGGGGTCCTCGCCACCGGGGACTGGGGCGGGCAGATCACCAACATCAAGGCCGGAAAGACCGCCGGGGCCCTCTTCGGAGCGTGGTACGAGGGCACCGTCCGCACGAACGCCCCCGACCAGAAGGGCAAGTGGGGCGTGTACCCCATGCCCGCCAGCCGGGCCGGTGGAGTGCGCGCGGCCAACCTCGGCGGCAGCGCCCTCGCCATCCCTAGCAGCAGCAAGAACAAGGCCGCCGCCTTCGCCTTTATCCAGCACGCCCTCGGCACGCCGGAGGGGCAGGTCACCATGCTGAAGTCGCAGGGCCTGGTGCCCAGCCTGCTCGCGGCCACCCGCGACCCCTACGTCGCCCAGCCTCAGGCCTACTGGGGCAACCAGCGCATCTGGCAGACGGTCCTGGGCACCCTCGGCGACGTGCCCCAGGCGCGCGGCACCCAGTACTTCCAGGACGCCCGGCAGGTCATGATCGTCGTGCAGTCCGACTTCCTCAAGGGCCGCTACAAGACGGCCCAGGACGCCCTGAATGACGCCGCGCGCAAGATCAGCAGCGCGACGGGCCTCCCGGTGGCGCGCTAG